Proteins from one Ornithodoros turicata isolate Travis unplaced genomic scaffold, ASM3712646v1 Chromosome34, whole genome shotgun sequence genomic window:
- the LOC135373881 gene encoding uncharacterized protein LOC135373881, translated as MPRCVFCFFDPHDIEDESDDDDDSRDGAPPTLSAHVMRSHPDVDTSFLPFFQTDAAFRGIVKRFTLLASVHDQGVEDLRQYLMSHFHDMLAILRAQRIPFRFCICSDVLMVRETRGEITTHIAHFMAFAREVHSDGAVANTLMDAIQESTGRVENYQREGSGFVSTDVQKVQICISAVKTKKFGCKGALPDHLAKRRNVLTNIHLPAHKEGECFKYNTLALLHPQESNSWKKCENYAAEYWWPSRFPVSYSDLDEFEDKNKISVYVYEYVDQGVHVSRSPKLEYEKKIHLLAVDEHFFGIKSLERLLMRDNRRFVCERCTRSFNKEESMAKHRRLCADVNEIILEFCEPGKNFVEFTKIQYKQQYNYVVALDTESVLAPSGVGMQRHVTSSFCAMLVRTHDSKYEEHMLTGNCLTVRLVGNSTPRYRVATTFLIIIISA; from the exons a tgcctcggtgtgtgttctgcttttttgatcctcacgatatcgaggatgaatcggacgacgacgacgattctcgggacggcgcacctcctacactgtctgctcacgtgatgcgatcgcaccccgacgtggatacatccttcctgcccttcttccagactgacgccgcatttagaggtatcgtcaaaagattcacgctattggcatctgttcacgatcagggagtagaggatttgcgacaatatttaatgagtcactttcacgatatgctcgccatattgagagcgcaaagaataccctttaggttttgcatttgttccgatgttttaatggtgagggaaactcggggggagataaccacgcacatagcccactttatggcgtttgctcgcgaagtccacagcgacggagccgtCGCGAATACCCTAATGGAcgcgattcaggagtccacgggacgcgtagaaaattatcagcgggaagggagcgggttcgtgtccaccgacgtccaaaaggttcaaatatgcatttccgcggtgaaaactaaaaaattcggatgcaaaggggcacttcccgatcatttggctaaacgcaggaacgtgctgacgaatattcatttaccggcacataaggagggtgagtgttttaaatacaatacgcttgccctcctgcacccgcaggaaagtaattcgtggaaaaaatgtgaaaactatgccgcggagtactggtggcctagtcgcttccccgtttcctactctgatctggacgaattcgaagataaaaacaagatatccgtgtacgtatacgagtacgtcgatcagggagtgcacgtgtcgcgatccccaaaactcgagtatgaaaagaaaattcacttattggctgtagatgaacattttttcggaatcaagtctctcgagcgcttactgatgagagacaacaggcgtttcgtatgcgagcgttgcacgcgctcttttaacaaggaagagagcatggcgaaacatcgtcgcctgtgcgcggacgtaaacgaaatcatattggaattttgcgaaccgggcaaaaactttgtagagtttactaaaatacagtacaagcagcagtacaactacgtcgtcgcgttggacacggagagcgtactcgcgcccagtggtgttggcatgcagcgtcacgtcacctcgagcttTTGTGCCATGCTCgtacgcacccacgactcgaag TATGAAGAGCACATGCTCACAGGAAACTGCCTCACCGTACGCTTGGTGGGCAATTCCACTCCCCGATACCGGGTCGCCACCACTTTCCTCATTATCATTATTTCCGCCTAA